The following coding sequences are from one Acidobacteriota bacterium window:
- a CDS encoding efflux RND transporter periplasmic adaptor subunit, with the protein MRRILLALLILGGAITAYGYYSVRTVEFVPDVSTVAVTEGDIVDTVGATGALEAVTTVQVGSQVSGIIQELHVDFNSIVREGDVIMRLDPSLFETQLEQARANLLRSEAEVERLSVAVDDAATQLRRSRELAAGELISETELEAAEVALRSAEAQRKSAQAQVRQSQASLSMNEVNLEHTVIRAPIDGIVTSRLVDVGQTVAASFQAPELFVIAADLTKMRVIANIDESDVGRIRPNQRVTFTVDAFPAEEFEGSVSQIRLEPIVTQNVVTYATVIDAPNPELKLKPGMTATVTVEVARRENVTRIPNSALRFRPTPAVFAALGQPVPPELQLAGRGGSGRARSGAMPAGAERPAGTSGAEARGFGPPGGGGPGGFGGGGGFGPPGGGGEGPGGFGGGGGPDPERR; encoded by the coding sequence ATGAGACGCATCCTGCTCGCCCTCCTCATCCTCGGCGGTGCGATCACCGCCTACGGCTACTACAGCGTGCGGACCGTCGAGTTCGTTCCGGACGTCAGCACCGTCGCGGTGACGGAGGGCGACATCGTCGACACCGTGGGAGCAACGGGCGCGCTCGAGGCGGTGACGACCGTCCAGGTCGGCAGTCAGGTCTCCGGGATCATCCAGGAGCTCCACGTCGACTTCAACTCGATCGTGCGCGAGGGGGACGTCATCATGCGGCTCGATCCGTCGCTGTTCGAGACGCAGCTCGAGCAGGCGCGCGCCAACCTGCTGCGCTCGGAGGCGGAGGTCGAACGCCTGTCCGTCGCGGTCGACGACGCCGCAACGCAGCTCCGGCGATCGCGCGAGCTGGCGGCAGGCGAGCTCATCTCCGAAACCGAGCTGGAAGCCGCGGAGGTGGCGCTGCGTTCCGCCGAAGCCCAGCGCAAGTCGGCCCAGGCCCAGGTGCGCCAGTCGCAGGCCTCGCTCAGCATGAACGAGGTCAACCTGGAGCACACCGTCATCCGGGCACCGATCGACGGCATCGTCACCTCTCGTCTCGTCGACGTCGGCCAGACCGTGGCGGCCAGCTTCCAGGCGCCGGAGCTGTTCGTCATCGCGGCGGACCTGACCAAGATGCGGGTCATCGCGAACATCGACGAGTCGGACGTCGGCCGGATCCGGCCGAACCAGCGCGTGACGTTCACCGTGGACGCCTTCCCGGCCGAGGAATTCGAGGGCAGCGTCTCGCAGATCCGGCTCGAGCCGATCGTCACGCAGAACGTCGTGACCTATGCGACCGTCATCGACGCCCCCAACCCCGAGCTCAAGCTCAAGCCGGGCATGACCGCCACGGTGACCGTCGAGGTGGCGCGGCGGGAGAACGTGACGCGGATCCCCAACTCTGCGCTCCGATTCCGGCCGACGCCGGCCGTGTTCGCGGCGCTCGGCCAGCCCGTGCCGCCCGAGCTGCAGTTGGCCGGTCGCGGCGGGAGCGGACGCGCACGGTCGGGTGCGATGCCGGCCGGCGCCGAGCGACCGGCAGGTACGTCGGGCGCCGAGGCGCGCGGGTTCGGACCGCCCGGCGGCGGAGGGCCCGGCGGCTTCGGCGGGGGCGGCGGCTTCGGTCCCCCCGGCGGCGGAGGAGAAGGGCCCGGCGGCTTCGGCGGGGGCGGCGGGCCGGATCCGGAGCGACGGC